From a region of the Mycosarcoma maydis chromosome 7, whole genome shotgun sequence genome:
- a CDS encoding putative cyclin-dependent kinase inhibitor has product MKFGKYILGQQISGWGAYYLDYKFLKKIINSLEKGRLGDAALFATGVRPEESVNSQSTVSPQPQILPRVEGSDELQIHKAAFFFKLERELEKINNFYLQKEAELKSRLQTLIDKKRILFESRNSSKLSKDSPSYVALYEGFRYYEKDLSKLQQFIEINATGFRKILKKWDKRSKSQTKELYLARQVEVQPCFNLKFIAELSDIAAANLLELENLSHGRSLSDTLGTNGASLSADNRLDFAAAQSQDFDALADLEANLAEAIKVGRVAPATEMIRIAAQNEDLTSVSRIVWRALLEAPHDAMRAALAHHLADYKFVDDISLRTCLHESAMAGKLFLVQSCIENGVDVAQQDIYGRTALSYAAMAGHTDVCQYLLSLPSISAATYDLDGFSPLILAVMNGRTDAVRILLEHGASVEPRDTIDLIPLCLASSGGHADIVHLLLQKGAKIVANAEGLYPQALAARAGHAQCVRLLVASGGNPDAPEKGTQWTPTFFAAENGHVDCLQVLLEAGCNVNIVDEKDRTAAFYAAWNGKIACLLLLLQAAQQSQAPPRERRLSRTSVAKTSSSADAAHDLDLEIDGIPDLSLPPPIIPFRTYGHNYLDKRALVSVSLTNNSVKLYKHQDPNRPEQFSTSSLKLVMTSRPDASTTAIPHNVVLPLADEREVFSFQVDRLESFSIEWELMPTFGSKVIGKAVALPSSFEGMTDRKRFVLPLQDVYLKVVGEVSFELDFVKPFDSVQLEIGGRVETYWKSMLPGVAAASTVGPTRMTPNSGVSGIGGSLSSKSAAAGPTQAVADKSATASSNGAVGTPSVGSSGAASATAAAAQPTLVTGSSLAGEYLRVVVQVTKDAKAVVWPAQFIPLPGLQVYVGSVTSEEFLSVATQTGRSLDWTPAQAAQASWVDWQRALERSVVTLETLLSLLPVSVGIDIDVMYPSTAEVRSNPGMPKMEVNQFVDTILHTVYAAGTSNREQSRKILFSSRSPTVCTALNWKQPNYAVFFASFCGIDGMASLERGQLLPSTRHETDPRRESISEAVRFAKSNNLLGIMVDVALLNHVPHLVESVKASGLLLITIGKFKRQQSLPQLEEVAELVDDVDGEVDQGIVVCKS; this is encoded by the coding sequence ATGAAGTTTGGCAAGTACATCCTCGGTCAGCAGATCTCTGGCTGGGGCGCCTACTACCTCGATTACAAGTTTCTTAAGAAGAtcatcaactcgctcgaaAAGGGCCGGCTGGGCGATGCGGCCCTGTTTGCGACGGGCGTGCGTCCAGAAGAGAGCGTCAACAGCCAGTCCACCGTCTCACCGCAACCACAGATTCTTCCGCGTGTCGAAGGCTCGGACGAGCTTCAGATCCACAAAGctgccttcttcttcaagCTAGAACGAGAACTAGAAAAGATCAACAATTTCTATCTTCAAAAGGAAGCCGAACTCAAGTCCCGTTTGCAGACGCTCATcgacaagaagcgcatccTTTTTGAGTCTCGCAACTCTTCCAAGCTCTCCAAGGATTCGCCTTCCTATGTCGCTCTCTACGAAGGCTTCCGCTACTATGAAAAGGATCTCAGCAAGCTCCAGCAATTCATCGAGATCAATGCCACTGGCTTCCGTAAGATTTTGAAAAAATGGGACAAACGCTCCAAGTCTCAGACCAAGGAGCTCTacctcgctcgccaagtcGAAGTGCAACCTTGCTTCAACCTCAAGTTCATCGCCGAACTCAGTGACATTGCCGCCGCcaacttgctcgagcttgagaaTCTCTCCCACGGACGCTCACTCAGCGACACCCTCGGCACCAATGGCGCTAGCCTCTCTGCAGACAATCGCCTTGACTTTGCTGCCGCTCAGAGTCAGGActtcgatgcgcttgccgatctcgaagcCAACCTCGCAGAGGCAATCAAGGTGGGCCGTGTCGCACCGGCCACCGAGATGATCCGCATCGCAGCACAAAACGAAGACTTGACCAGCGTCTCACGTATCGTTTGGCGTGCTCTCCTCGAGGCTCCCCACGATGCCATGCGTGCAGCGCTAGCGCATCATCTGGCCGACTACAAATTCGTTGACGACATCAGCTTGCGCACCTGTCTGCACGAATCTGCTATGGCTGGcaagctcttcctcgtccaaTCCTGCATCGAGAACGGCGTTGACGTGGCTCAGCAGGATATCTACGGCCGCACTGCGCTCTCCTACGCTGCCATGGCGGGGCATACAGACGTCTGTCAATACTTACTCTCGCTGCCCTCAATCTCGGCTGCCACATACGACCTCGATGGTTTCTCTCCGCTCATTCTCGCCGTCATGAATGGCCGCACCGACGCCGTCCGCATCCTTTTGGAACATGGCGCCAGTGTCGAGCCACGCGACACAATCGACCTCATCCCTCTCTGTCTCGCCAGCTCTGGCGGCCATGCCGACATTGTCCATCTTCTTTTGCAAAAGGGTGCAAAGATCGTTGCCAACGCCGAAGGTCTGTATCCCCAGGCTCTTGCCGCCCGCGCTGGCCACGCCCAGTGCGTTCGCCTGCTCGTCGCATCGGGTGGCAACCCCGACGCGCCTGAAAAGGGAACACAATGGACTCCCACCTTCTTTGCCGCCGAAAACGGCCACGTCGACTGCCTTCAGGTTCTGCTCGAGGCTGGTTGCAACGTCAACATTGTCGACGAGAAGGACCGCACGGCTGCCTTCTACGCCGCGTGGAACGGCAAAattgcttgcttgcttcttctcctccaagcagcacagcaaagTCAGGCTCCACCTCGAGAGCGTCGGCTTTCCAGGACGTCGGTCGCCAAGACTTCCTCATCCGCCGATGCTGCACACGATCTAGacctcgagatcgatggcATCCCCGACCTCTCGCTTCCGCCGCCTATCATTCCCTTCCGCACCTACGGTCACAATTACCTTGACAAGCGTGCGCTCGTCTCTGTTTCACTTACAAACAACTCGGTCAAGCTCTATAAGCATCAAGATCCGAATCGTCCCGAACAATTCTCGACATCGTCACTCAAACTTGTCATGACGTCGCGCCCGGACGCTTCTACCACTGCAATCCCGCACAATGTAGTGCTGCCGCTCGCAGACGAACGCGAAGTATTTTCCTTCCAGGTCGACAGGCTTGAGAGCTTTTCCATCGAATGGGAACTCATGCCGACCTTTGGTTCCAAAGTGATTGGCAAGGCGGTCGCATTACCGAGCTCATTTGAAGGTATGACGGATCGCAAGCGCTTCGTTCTTCCACTTCAGGACGTCTACCTCAAGGTTGTAGGAGAGGTATCGTTTGAGCTTGATTTCGTCAAGCCGTTCGACAGCGTACAGCTCGAGATCGGTGGTCGCGTCGAGACGTACTGGAAGAGCATGCTGCCCGGTGTGGCGGCTGCCTCCACCGTAGGACCTACAAGGATGACGCCCAATAGCGGTGTCAGTGGGATCGGTGGCTCGCTCAGCAGTaaatcagcagcagcgggtCCGACGCAAGCTGTTGCGGACAAGAGCGCCACGGCAAGCTCCAACGGAGCGGTCGGAACTCCATCGGTCGGATCTTCTGGCGCGGCATCTGCaactgcagctgcagcgcaaCCCACGCTGGTCACAGGATCTTCGCTTGCGGGCGAATACTTGCGCGTGGTGGTACAGGTGACCAAGGATGCGAAAGCCGTGGTATGGCCTGCACAATTCATCCCTCTGCCTGGTCTGCAGGTCTATGTTGGCAGTGTTACATCCGAAGAATTCCTGTCGGTCGCCACGCAGACAGGTCGCTCGTTGGACTGGACtccagcacaagcagcgcaGGCATCATGGGTAGACTGGCAGCGCGCACTTGAAAGATCGGTAGTGACGCTGGAAACGCTCCTGTCGCTTCTGCCTGTCTCGGTCGGAATCGATATCGACGTCATGTACCCCTCCACGGCCGAGGTGCGTTCTAACCCAGGGATGCCCAAGATGGAAGTCAACCAATTTGTCGATACCATTCTGCACACGGTGTATGCAGCAGGCACGAGCAACCGCGAGCAGAGTCGCAAGATCCTCTTCTCGTCTCGGTCGCCAACCGTGTGCACGGCGCTCAACTGGAAGCAGCCCAACTATGCGGTATTCTTTGCCTCTTTCTGCGGCATAGATGGCATGGCAAGTCTCGAACGAGGTCAACTGCTGCCCTCGACACGGCACGAAACGGATCCACGTCGCGAGAGCATTTCGGAAGCGGTCCGATTCGCAAAGTCAAACAATCTGCTGGGTATCATGGTGGATGTGGCGCTGCTGAATCACGTACCGCATCTGGTGGAGAGCGTCAAGGCAAGcggtctgctgctgatcaCGATCGGCAAATTCAAGCGGCAGCAGTCGCTACCGCAGTTGGAAGAGGTGGCAGAGCTGGTTGACGATGTCGATGGAGAGGTGGATCAAGGCATTGTTGTCTGTAAGAGTTAG
- a CDS encoding uncharacterized protein (related to Acetylcholinesterase precursor) → MSTINQSIDGLTSKHDLLLPLQGYIRPRRVHLASFTAETRKGSVLAYLGIPFAQPPTGTRRWQVPQGPLPSWSKTRNSKWQSDPYQDFAAMEGMHRGRKNAKTAIPRSEDCLYLNVWVPESKDNDHAKRPVLVWIYGGAFSVGNCSRPLHDGARLAHESGCIVVSLTYRVGALGFLGSHSMTEEAAGEWPLVMLESLQNRPARGQGAHVGAGNWGLWDLVSGLLWVQNSISVLGGDRNNVTVFGESAGSIAIHYLLLSPRTPEGLFHKAILQSGVVATLLPRTTQAVQATFDSLVRSLCPYHLEGDDKAQLEYLRTRVSADDISACLRPLVGKRPRSEYTPTLSDMKRLPRARENLNGGDAFSVTDQWGPVWDGAFVDPDFVERALGPLPPKSQMRNGRSGVIVGMCADEGTMFNFLIATRQSLAAHQDLFHPQLSSDLGRLYGFDIRELVASKLSGREKVLRDQQAFYTCATYTGDAQFTAPILDYMAAQSGHAADRTAEEDCVDTYGFLLAYRPSWGMLEALTVVPEMTEEWAAFHTLDVPFVFGLTGHPGLDGHVYVSDVSDYGVDPEQDNGKDAAAMPLVHSRSTSRGMTEEEKQLSLYMMRTWTAVAKLIECDGGGELKLPDGSTWLGLGSSTEEASKVGIDRIRLLAIGEAPQAPAKAATANVGGSIRIWQTQLSQHAFAQQHGIATLPSLQDRVRFWMHEPITGTGSASQSHADAAQSDKLRLCRSMQNYYGFLSTPPVFLPWKPSQS, encoded by the coding sequence ATGTCCACCATCAATCAGAGCATCGATGGACTCACCTCGAAGCACGACCTGCTGCTACCTCTGCAAGGCTACATTCGACCACGTCGCGTTCACCTCGCCTCATTCACTGCAGAGACCCGAAAAGGCTCTGTTCTTGCCTACCTTGGCATCCCTTTTGCCCAGCCACCGACCGGTACACGTCGTTGGCAAGTGCCCCAAGGGCCATTGCCGAGCTGGTCCAAGACGAGAAACTCGAAATGGCAGTCAGATCCGTATCAAGACTTTGCTGCCATGGAAGGCATGCATCGTGGACGCAAGAACGCCAAGACAGCAATACCACGAAGCGAGGACTGCCTTTATTTGAACGTGTGGGTGCCAGAATCCAAAGACAATGACCATGCAAAGAGACCGGTTCTGGTCTGGATTTACGGTGGTGCATTCTCTGTCGGCAATTGCTCTAGACCGCTTCACGACGGTGCGAGGCTGGCTCACGAGAGCGGCTGCATTGTCGTATCTTTGACATATCGAGTCGGCGCTCTGGGCTTCCTTGGGTCCCATTCCATGACAGAAGAGGCGGCAGGCGAGTGGCCGCTCGTGATGCTCGAGTCACTGCAGAACCGACCTGCTCGTGGTCAGGGTGCTCACGTAGGTGCTGGTAACTGGGGCTTGTGGGACCTCGTCAGCGGCTTGCTTTGGGTTCAAAACTCCATATCTGTACTCGGCGGTGACCGAAACAATGTTACTGTATTCGGCGAAAGCGCAGGCAGCATCGCTATCCACTATCTCCTTCTATCACCTCGTACTCCCGAAGGCCTCTTCCACAAGGCCATTCTTCAGAGCGGCGTTGTGGCTACACTGTTGCCGCGTACAACTCAGGCAGTACAAGCCACATTCGACTCGCTCGTGCGGTCGCTTTGTCCTTACCATCTCGAGGGCGATGACAAGGCTCAGCTCGAGTACCTGCGAACTCGAGTAAGCGCGGATGATATCTCTGCATGCCTGCGACCTCTAGTGGGCAAACGCCCAAGGTCCGAGTATACACCGACGCTATCAGATATGAAACGCCTGCCAAGGGCGCGCGAGAATCTGAACGGTGGTGACGCGTTTAGTGTGACGGATCAGTGGGGTCCCGTGTGGGACGGCGCCTTTGTCGATCCAGActttgtcgagcgagcgctCGGTCCACTGCCACCAAAGAGTCAAATGCGTAATGGTCGAAGTGGTGTGATTGTGGGCATGTGTGCAGATGAAGGCACCATGTTTAACTTTTTGATCGCGACCAGACAGTCGCTGGCTGCTCATCAAGATCTTTTCCATCCACAACTATCGTCCGATCTTGGACGGCTGTATGGATTTGACATCCGGGAGCTGGTCGCAAGCAAGCTCAGTGGTCGCGAAAAAGTTCTGCGAGACCAGCAGGCTTTCTACACATGCGCTACTTATACAGGCGATGCCCAATTCACAGCGCCAATCTTGGACTATATGGCGGCTCAAAGCGGCCATGCAGCTGATAGAACGGCAGAAGAGGACTGCGTAGATACGTATGGTTTCCTTCTGGCATATCGGCCATCGTGGGGCATGTTGGAAGCGCTGACGGTGGTGCCCGAGATGACCGAAGAGTGGGCAGCTTTTCACACGCTCGATGTTCCCTTCGTATTTGGGCTGACCGGTCATCCTGGTTTAGACGGCCACGTCTACGTGTCTGACGTGTCCGACTATGGCGTAGATCCGGAACAAGATAATGGCAAGGACGCAGCAGCTATGCCGTTGGTACATAgtcgatcgacgtcgagggGAATGACCGAGGAGGAAAAGCAACTCAGCCTGTACATGATGCGAACGTGGACTGCGGTGGCCAAGTTAATAGAATgcgatggcggtggagaGCTCAAGCTTCCTGATGGATCgacttggcttggcttgggCTCTAGCACGGAAGAAGCCAGCAAAGTCGGCATAGATCGAATTCGCCTGCTGGCAATCGGCGAGGCACCCCAGGCACCAGCAAAGGCAGCAACGGCCAATGTGGGAGGTTCGATTCGCATATGGCAGACGCAACTCTCGCAACATGCCTTTGCACAGCAGCATGGCATCGCCActttgccaagcttgcAGGATCGAGTGCGCTTCTGGATGCACGAGCCTATCACTGGCACCGGCTCAGCCTCACAATCACACGCCGACGCTGCGCAGTCGGACAAACTTCGATTGTGCCGATCCATGCAAAACTACTATGGCTTCCTCTCAACGCCTCCTGTCTTTCTGCCATGGAAGCCatcgcaatcgtga